The following are encoded in a window of Candidatus Eremiobacteraceae bacterium genomic DNA:
- a CDS encoding ASCH domain-containing protein has product MTIGILVNDDLTKNPAVRRLWNAYATAASLKRAKFTVFSLGDSAELADELLALVFAGIKRARTSLPREFTAKGWPLPKPGDFSIILDGAGVPRCIIRAVHVETKPMGDVDEHFAWENGGGDRSLAWWMSAHTRYFRRQGAREGFAVDKDTEVVLERFQVVWPPEFADRHALD; this is encoded by the coding sequence GTGACGATCGGCATTCTTGTGAATGACGATCTGACAAAGAACCCTGCGGTGCGCCGTCTTTGGAATGCGTACGCGACCGCCGCGTCGCTCAAGCGGGCCAAGTTCACCGTCTTCAGCCTTGGCGATAGCGCCGAGCTGGCGGACGAGCTTCTCGCGCTTGTTTTCGCGGGGATCAAGCGAGCCCGCACGAGCCTTCCGCGTGAGTTCACCGCTAAGGGCTGGCCATTACCGAAGCCCGGAGACTTTAGCATTATCCTGGACGGCGCCGGCGTGCCGCGCTGCATCATCCGCGCGGTTCACGTCGAGACCAAACCGATGGGCGACGTCGACGAGCATTTCGCCTGGGAGAACGGCGGCGGGGACCGCAGTCTCGCCTGGTGGATGTCTGCACACACGCGGTATTTCCGGCGGCAAGGCGCGCGAGAAGGTTTCGCGGTGGACAAAGACACGGAAGTCGTGCTCGAGCGTTTTCAGGTCGTCTGGCCGCCCGAGTTCGCGGATCGTCATGCGCTGGATTGA
- a CDS encoding TonB family protein, whose product MFTRTLHTAAVLGVITATIIGLAAASPASAAPRVTFSALVPVAPINVMQTAAAGNTCPDPDSSAHVTDIYPTQWFKLISAQTNHASVQLQVDLDSVGNVLQARVTSSSGNTLLDQQALLEARNSKYAPEVHNCNSFKQSYYVEITFDNPMAVIPENGASARHLAQ is encoded by the coding sequence ATGTTCACTCGCACACTGCACACAGCCGCCGTGCTCGGTGTCATCACGGCGACGATCATCGGTCTCGCCGCGGCGAGCCCGGCAAGCGCCGCTCCGCGCGTCACGTTCAGCGCGCTGGTTCCTGTGGCGCCGATCAACGTCATGCAGACGGCCGCTGCCGGCAACACGTGCCCGGACCCCGACTCCAGCGCCCACGTGACGGATATATACCCGACTCAGTGGTTCAAGCTGATCTCCGCGCAGACCAACCATGCGAGCGTCCAGCTCCAGGTCGACCTTGACTCGGTCGGCAACGTGCTGCAGGCTCGCGTCACCAGCTCATCCGGCAACACGCTCTTGGACCAACAGGCGCTTCTTGAAGCACGCAACTCCAAGTACGCGCCGGAAGTGCACAACTGCAACTCGTTCAAGCAATCGTATTACGTCGAGATCACGTTCGACAACCCGATGGCCGTCATCCCAGAGAACGGCGCCAGCGCCCGCCATCTGGCCCAGTGA